The bacterium genome has a window encoding:
- a CDS encoding DUF116 domain-containing protein: MEKHHKNIIKTKDRKLGDEWLGWTGDLSGNKNINTGKRLYIGLLLLALFITGLGLFIFWYLISPRLQQIHSSAPLIAGVLFFLIWSLFGIWFLLIVFSIIFEKHLVLKLGKKEFTLTFTIPIVLELAKNIGISRDRIGHSFVKVVNTLITSSARKVKPEKLMILLPRCLRKEYIDKIKALTKSLNVPVFIVSGGSRARELIYEKRPKAIIGVACERDLLSGMQDVLDKIPVIGIPNARPEGPCKNTIVDLSEIEKALKVFLNTQDKATA, encoded by the coding sequence ATGGAAAAACATCATAAAAATATTATTAAAACAAAAGACAGAAAACTCGGCGATGAATGGCTTGGATGGACAGGAGATTTATCCGGAAATAAAAATATCAATACGGGAAAACGGCTATACATAGGGCTTCTCCTTCTCGCACTCTTTATCACAGGCCTTGGCCTTTTCATTTTCTGGTACCTTATCTCCCCCCGTCTGCAGCAGATCCATTCTTCTGCACCTCTTATTGCAGGAGTGCTTTTTTTCCTGATCTGGTCGCTATTCGGCATCTGGTTTTTATTGATTGTATTTTCAATTATATTTGAAAAACACCTTGTCTTAAAACTCGGCAAAAAAGAATTTACTCTTACATTTACGATTCCTATTGTTTTAGAACTTGCAAAGAATATAGGAATATCACGTGACCGCATAGGGCATTCATTTGTCAAAGTTGTCAATACATTAATAACATCATCTGCAAGAAAAGTGAAACCTGAAAAATTAATGATTCTTCTTCCGAGATGCCTCAGAAAAGAGTATATTGATAAGATAAAAGCTCTCACAAAATCCTTGAATGTTCCGGTCTTTATTGTTTCCGGAGGGTCCAGGGCCAGGGAACTTATTTACGAAAAAAGGCCAAAAGCAATTATAGGAGTTGCATGCGAACGGGATCTTTTAAGCGGTATGCAGGATGTACTGGATAAAATTCCTGTAATCGGCATACCAAACGCCAGACCAGAAGGCCCCTGTAAAAATACTATTGTTGATCTATCTGAAATTGAAAAAGCTTTAAAAGTATTCCTTAATACTCAGGATAAAGCTACAGCTTAA